The following proteins come from a genomic window of Miscanthus floridulus cultivar M001 chromosome 2, ASM1932011v1, whole genome shotgun sequence:
- the LOC136533675 gene encoding uncharacterized protein, producing the protein MAGDRLSWAGLLKWSLPYVHGAGPSGAVSEEERRWLAEAVERHMMVDVVSRMREIALLMSTPPAVLEAQGITHDDIEDLLSELLVHVESIDMANDLHSVGGLVPVIKYLRNSNARIRAKAADVVTTVVQNNPTSQQLVMEASGFEPLLSNFRSDPDLTARIKALGALSSLIRNNKPGVSAFRLANGYTGLRDALNSESARFQRKALSLTHYLLSESHSDCSVFAQLGFPHLMMRLASSDDSGVREAALGGLLELARDTTLGNRSLLGEHDRLRRLLRGRMESIRTMTPEDLDAAREERQLVDSLWITCYHEPSMLRNEGLLVLPGEESFEQPPDVAGRFFEPMRRAAARRAPPVEGSDPGDGTGGGMVLLLGPAPDGRSNSPSH; encoded by the exons ATGgcgggggatcggctgagctggGCGGGGCTGCTCAAATGGAGCCTCCCCTACGTCCACGGGGCGGGGCCGTCTGGCGCCGTCAG CGAGGAGGAGCGGCGGTGGCTCGCGGAGGCGGTGGAGCGGCACATGATGGTGGACGTGGTGAGCCGGATGAGGGAGATTGCGCTGCTCATGAGCACCCCGCCCGCCGTCCTGGAGGCGCAGGGCATCACCCACGACGACATCGAAG ATTTGCTGAGTGAGCTGCTGGTGCATGTTGAGTCTATCGACATGGCAAATG ATTTGCATTCTGTTGGTGGGTTGGTTCCAGTTATCAAGTACCTCAGAAATTCTAATGCTCGTATCCGAGCGAAAGCAGCTGATGTTGTAACAACAGTGGTTCAGAACAATCCGACCAGCCAGCAGTTGGTCATGGAAGCTAGTGGTTTTGAACCTCTCTTATCCAATTTCAGATCAGATCCTGACCTTACTGCTCGGATAAAAGCTCTTGGTGCACTATCTT CTCTGATACGGAACAACAAACCAGGAGTTTCTGCATTTCGTTTAGCCAACGGATATACAGGACTAAGAGATGCATTGAATTCAGAAAGTGCAAGGTTTCAGAG gAAAGCATTGAGTCTGACTCACTATCTGCTCAGCGAAAGCCATTCAGATTGTTCAGTATTTGCGCAGTTAGGTTTCCCCCACCTTATGATGCGTTTGGCTTCCAGCGATGACTCTGGTGTTCGAGAGGCAGCATTAGGGGGCTTGCTTGAGCTTGCAAGGGACACAACACTTGGAAATAGGAGTCTACTAGGAGAACATGACAGGTTACGACGGCTTCTCCGTGGACGTATGGAAAGCATAAGGACGATGACTCCTGAAGATTTGGATGCTGCACGAGAAGAGAGGCAGCTTGTTGACTCACTGTGGATCACATGCTACCATGAACCCTCCATGCTCCGCAATGAAGGGCTCCTTGTTCTGCCTGGGGAGGAATCTTTCGAGCAACCTCCTGATGTGGCTGGTAGATTCTTCGAGCCAATGCGCCGAGCTGCTGCTAGGAGGGCACCCCCTGTTGAGGGATCAGACCCGGGGGATGGAACTGGGGGAGGAATGGTTTTGCTTTTAGGTCCAGCACCAGATGGTAGATCAAACTCCCCCAGTCACTGA